CATGGGGGAAGGGTTCCAATTATTGGAAACACTATTGCAATTACATAAACTATGCAGTTATATTATTTGTAGCATTAAATACACCTGCACTATATACCAGTTTACACAAAAAATTCCGCACACCCCTCAGTTGACACTTTACGTGCGTCAAAAGCAGGATACAAGTCAGCCAGAATTCCTATCTCCGCTTTAACCGGTGTGGTGGATATAACTCTCGATTCGCTGAAAAATAACAATGTCGGAACCAATCCTTTTGATGACGGTTCAGCGGACCGGTTGAAACAGTATGGGGTGGCTCAGTATTTCTGGGGTACGCTGAAGACAGGTAATGAGGAGCCGCTTGTACGGATTACTCATGCTGTGAGCAATGATGCGTTTGATCTCGAAGTCACTTTTAATCCCCATTTTGTTGACAATACTTATGGTTCTGAGGGACATGTGGGATGGAATCCCAAGAGGCCGCACACTTTCAAGGATCTTTACCACAGTGATCATGTACAGATTGCAGTGGTAAATGGAGATGGTGATACGGTTTTTCATGGACGCCTGGACTTGTTAAGCCAGACCAGTCTTGTCTCCTCAGGTTATGCCTGTCTGGGACCATTTGGCGGCGATGGAGTGATTTATAAGGGTGATCCATCGATGATTATTTCCTTTGGCAGTTCTCTTGATGACAACTGGAATTACTATGGGTACCGGGATACAGTCAATTCTCCGGTTACGGATTCCACTTACAAAGTCAACCCGCAATATCCGTTCTTTCAGTACTACACAATTTACAGGATTACATTTAATCCTGAGATTTTCGGTCCAAGCGGCTATGGTGAGGTTCACATGACCTCCGTTCACGCTTCACCAAGTAAAGATGGCTCCGGGACGATTACTGTTGTCGAGAAGCCGGGCCCTGTACCGGGTAGTCCTCAGGACCCCTTCCGGTTCCTGATTCCAACCGGCACTGTTACTCCACCGGAAACTCCACCGGACACAATTCCACCGGACATAGGCGTTGACTAAAATCGAGCGGGAATTTTTTTTCAGCTTCAGGGCTGCTTTACCTGCAGCCCTCTTTTTTTAAGCTGACAAAAGATGGTCCCGGGAGCATGTATTGCAAACAGTTCAAAGATGGGGTAAGATTAATTCTGTATCGGGTCAGTTCATGGAGGCGATGTGGAGGGCAGGGGATATAAACTGAAGGAATTTGCCAGGATCACTAATTTATCCCGCAAGGCACTATTGTTATATGAAAAGAAAAAGCTTCTTGTTCCGGAGTATGTGGATGAAAAGACGGGATACAGATACTATGGAACAGAGCAGGTCAGGAAGGCGGCACAGCTTTCTTTTTTAAGAAATCTGAACATACCTCTGGTTCATATTGCCGATATTCTGGAAAAAAAATCAGGATTGAAGAAATACTTTACCAGAAGCGGAAAGCGCCTTGAGTTGCTTAGACAGCAGATAAAGATCAGTCATGCTCTTCAGAGCATAGCCCTGTGTGACTATGATGACAACCTGATTTCGGACCAGATTGAAACAACCGTTATACCACAGATGACTGTGATGACACTGGAGGCAAGGAGCGAAATCAAAGATGTAGCGGTACAATTCTCGGTTTTAAACCGTTTTATGCATCAGTGGAATATAAGAGTCAGCGGATATCCCTTTACCATTTATTTAAAGGATTCCAGCATTGAGATTGCGCACTACAAGGTGTGTTATCCGGTGGAGAATTATACTCCTGTTCAACATCCTGATATCCGCTGTGAGGTCTTTCCATCTGTAAAGGTTGCCTTCATGTACCATTATGGTGATTACGACACGCTATATCTGACATACAACAAACTCCGGGGCGCAATGGAACAGCAGGGCCTCAGATGCACAAATGAGTATCTGGAAACATATGTTATTTTCGGTGATAAGCGGTATACCGATTCATCAACATTTCTCACATCTGTATCAGGGATTCTCCAGTGATAATGACTTATCTCAAACCTCTGTTCACCAGTTTTTCATATCTGGTGCTTTCCGGGAACCTGGCTTTCGGGGTGGTTCTTTTCCTGATATCCTTTGTTAATATATCATCAGGTGTTCTGGCTCTTGTTGCCTATTTGTCCCTTCTTGTGTTTGGAAAACTGATGGGTTTATCAAGAGAGCAGATGGTCGGAGGAATGTATACTTACAATTCACTGCTTGTGGGGCTTGCCATGGGATATCTTTTCAAGATAACCATTTTGTCACTGGTTTTTACAGTGCTAGCCTCATTTTTCTCCCTGCTTCTCAGTTTTACGCTGCATTCGATATTCAGTTACTATTTGCGAGTTCCCATTCTGAATCTGCCATTTACAATTACGGCCACACTGGTTTATCTCTCCTCGATACGGTACGGAAATCTCTACACAGTTCAGAATACCAGACTTGGAGCGCTCAATATAGAACAGTTGCCGATATGGCTCTCAGGGCTTTTCAGGTCAACGGGTATAATACTTTTCCTGCCTTATGACCTTATAGGAATTGCGGTACTTCTTTCGATGCTTGTTTTTTCCAGAATCAATTTCTTTCTGGCTGTAACAGGTTATTATACCGGGACAATGCTTCTGACTCTCTTAAAGGGATCATCCTATTCGGCTTTTACAGATCTTTACAGTTTTAACTTCATCCTTATTGCGCTGGCTTTGGGTGGGCTTTTCCTGATCCCTTCGGTAAAAACTTATATAATAGCTCTTGCGGGTGTTCTTGTTTCTGTTTTTATTCTTGATGCGGTGGATATACTGTGGTCCGGATACGGTATTCCTGCCTTTGCTTTCCCTTTTGTAATCGTGGTATGTCTGCTGCTTTACATTCTTATCACCAACCGGTTTCCGCTTGTGACAACGGCTTTTTTCGGTACACCTGAATCAAATCTTGAGCATTACATCAACTACACAGCCAGGTTCAACCAATCGCTTCCTCAGCCTTGTCTGCCGTTTTCAGGAGAGTGGACTGTTTACCAGGGATTTAACGGGGAGTGGACACATAAGGGATGCTGGGCTCATGCTGTCGATTTTGTGGTACAGGACAGTGAGGGCAGAGCATTCAAGGGGGCAGGGAAGGCACTGGAGGACTATTACAGTTATAATAAACCGGTTTTATCCCCTGTTAATGGAAAGGTCGTGGAAGTCTGGAATGAGTGTGCTGATAATGTTATAGGGACAGTAGATGAGCAGAACAACTGGGGAAATTTTGTGATAATTTACAGTGACTGGGGATATTATGTGGAGATTTCACATCTGCTGAAAGGAAGCATAAATGTGCGGGCAGGTGAATATGTAATTCAGGGCCAGATAATCGGGCGGTGTGGAAACAGCGGGTATTCTCCTCAGCCTCATATCCATATTCAGTGCCAGCAATTGCCACATACGGGGGCTCCGACAATTCCTTTTGCCTTCACAAATTACATTATGGATGGTCAATGCTGGTTTGGTGTGGATTTTCCTCTCATGAAAGGAAAGACACTTCGTCCCATTTCCAGATCAAGGGTAATTGAGCAAAAGCTGAGGTTTGTACTCGGAGAAAGTTTTACTTATAATATAGTGAAGAATGGTATCAGGGCAGGGGATATCAAGTTGAGAGTTGGTATGGCCCCTGATGGAAGTTATTATCTTGGAGAACAGGGGAGGGATACCCGGTTGTTTTTCTCGAACAGAGAGGGGATGTTTACATTCTACCGTTTTGAAGGTGGATTCAGATCACCTTTGCGGTATTTTTATCTGGCACTTCCCAGGGTTCCGCTTACAGATGAACGGGTCAAGTGGAATGATGATATCAATTTTGCTCTTGTACAGCCGCACCCTGGATTCTCATCTTTTATAAAATCATTCAATCACAGGATATTTTCTGCCAGGGGCAGCTACTTCAGAGAGAGCAACGAGACTGTTACTGGTGGTATTGAAGTCAGGACACCAATGGGTTTGAGGAAACTGGAAACACTTGCGGGGTTTGATCTTAAGAGTGGTATCAGCTCTGTGATATTTAAAACCGAAAATGAAAAGACAGAGATTTATCGTGGCCAGATTTAAGCATATTCCGGTGATTTTATCTGTTGTATTCTGGGCAGGTTATATTTGTGCCCAGACGAATGAAGAAACGGAATCTTCTTTGTTAAAAGCATACGGTCATTACCTCCTTGGAGAGTATGACAGTGCAGTAACTTATTATCAGAAAGCAAAAAGAGACGATCCTGGTTCGATAGAACCTTTTTACGGACTGATGAATTGTTATATGGTTCTGGGAAAATATGAGGATGTAATTACAGAGGGAACAGAGGCGCTTAAGGGAGGCGAAGATTTCTATGTTCTTGAGAAAATGGCCAGGGCATCAGCGCTTCGAAACAGGAGCATTTCCGCAGATTCTATTTACGAGAAGGCAATAGAGGTTGCTGAGGACAAGCAAGGAGAGATCCCGGATTATGTGGTCAGCGATTTTGTGATGAACATGGGGAATTGTTTTCTGGAGGTTGGCAATTACAGGAAGGCCGAGCAGTACTTTAACAAGGGAGAACAGAGATTCGGAACTGAGGGATTCAGACTGGCGGTTTACAGAACGAAACGGTTGAGAAGAGAAAATGCAAGGGGACATGTGAATTTTTCCGTTGGGCTATTAAAGTACAATGAGTCAGAGGAAATGAACCATGGGACTTATGCCGGTCTGAACATCGGGTTGTTTTTACGGAATGCCGATCTCCTTAAGTTTGGATGTTACAATCTGAGTATCAGGGGACCTGAGGCCAAAGCAAAAAAGCCTGAAGATCCGCCTCCTCCGCCCAAACCAAACCTTTACCAGAGTGATTTTTATCTTTCTTTTACCGACTTTTATCATCTTATCAGAAAGACAAAAATTCAGAGCGGGATCAGGGCAAGCATATCAAACATTGAATACACAGATAATTCAAAAACTCTGTTTCTGGAACACTCTACCAATTCAGGGATTCTTTCGTGGGGATCTACTCTTTATTACACACGCTTGTCAGAGCATAATATTGCTCAGATATCACCAATGGTGGCATTGAACTTCAGCCAGGGGAAGGTTTCCTTTAATGTGAAGGGGGTGCAAAACATTATAAAGTCATTTGCTGTTTCCGACAAGAAATCATCGATTCCAGGTTCAATACAGCTTTCAGGAGATCTCAGTTTTTCAGTCTCCATGAAACAGGTGCGATTCACAGTCACAGGAAGTACGGGAAGAAGAGCGTTTTTAAACGAGAGTGAAGCTGTTGTAATATTGAATGTAGTGGAAAGGTATCTATTCGGAAGCAAATTTCTGGCGGAGTATACATTTGAAAAAATCCCTCTGGCTGTTTATTCATTGTTAAGACATTCGCATTTCCAGTCTTATTCTTCCTTTACCGTCCTAGGAGGCGTATTCGTACAATGGTGAAAACGGTCCGGGTCGCAGTATTCCTGATAACCATTGTTACTGCAGAAGTTTCTTCCGATTTGCTAAGTTCCGAAGCGGTAGAAGAGGCTTATTACAAATCCTATGATCTGGAGCAATCTCAGAACTATTCACTTGCAATTCAGGCGCTCAATCCTGTGCTTTCTGCTTATCCAAACGGTTACACTGTGAATTTCAGAATTGGATGGCTCCTATACCTTAATGGCAATTATGCAGATGCGCTGAAGCGTTATAAAAAGGCACTGGCTGTCTATCCTGCATCGATAGAGGTAATGAACTGTATTTCACTTGTGCATAAGGCCAGAAATGACTGGGCCAAAGTGGAAGAGCAGAATTATAAGATAATTAAAATTGATCCATTTAACACCACCGCTAATTACTGGTTTGCTGTTGCCCTCAGAAACCAGAAGAAGTATGATCTGGCTGAAAAGACATGCCGGAAAATGCTTTCCGCTTTCCCTACATCAGTATGGTTTCTTCAGGAGCTTGGGGAGAATCTTTACAGTAAAAAGCGGATGAAGGAATGCCGTGAGATATTTGCATCACTCAGAATACTTGATCCAACCAATGAAACAGCGAAAAAGTATCTGGAATTACTGTCTGAAGATAAAGAGGAGAAACAATAAATGGATATCGGCAAACTTCATAACCTTGCTATCTCCAGTACCGGGTTTATATTCGATCCTGTGACAGGTAACAGTTACAACGCAAATGAAACAGGTGTTTACATCGTTGACAGATTAAAAGCCGGTATTGATGTACGAGGGATAGCAAGGGAGCTGAGTGAGGAGTACGATGTTGACTGTGACACAGCGGAGCAGGATATTCTGCAACTGATTGAGACTCTGCGGTCACACTTTCTTATCTGAAGGTAAATATGAGGACTGTAGCGGTAAGCGGAATAAATGCAGTAGACAATCCTGGGCCGGGGACAGGAGTCGCAAGATGTCTTAAGGAATGCGATCTTGATGTCAGGCTGATCGGGCTGGCTTACGACACACTGGAACCCGGGATATACATGGACTGGCTTTTTGACAAGTCTTACATACTTCCTTATCCATCCAGTAATTCATCAGCGATTCTCGAAAGGCTTTCTTATATTCACGAAAGAGAGAAGATCGATGTCATTATACCGGTCCTTGATGTTGAACTGCCTCTTTATATGCGAATAGAAAAGGAACTGGAGTCGATGGGAATAAAGATAATGCTTCCCTCGGCTAAAGCTTTCCGTATGCGATCTAAAGACAACCTGTTCCGGCTAGCAGACAAGTCCGGTTTCAGGGTTCCCAGAACCGAAGTGATCACTGAGCTTTCCAGTGTTATTGATGTCTGCAGGAAAGTTGGATTTCCCTGTTTTGTAAAAGGGCCTTTTTACGAAGCGGTAAAGATCAGCAGTCCGGGGGAGGCTATGAAAGCTGTGCACGGGCTTTCTGCAAGATGGGGGCTGCCGGTGATGATTCAGGAGAATATTCCGGGTGATGAGTATAACTGTGCTGGTCTGGCTGACGGGAGAAGAGCGTTAGGGTTGGTGGCTGTGAAAAAGGTGGCCACTACGAGCCTTGGGAAAGCCTGGACAATAGTAAGTGTAAATAACAGAAAGATCTTTGATGCAGCGGAACGGATGATTCAGATGCTTGGATGGAGAGGGGCATTTGAACTTGAACTGATCCTTGACAGAGACACTAATGAATTTTACTGTATCGAGATAAATCCCAGGTTCCCTGCCTGGATTTTCATGTCAAGCGCCTGCGGGGTAAACCTTCCAGAGCGCATGGTAAAAAACCTGCTTGGAATGGAGCATGAAACCCATTCCAGGTATGATGCGGGGAAGTTGATGATAAGATACACCAGTGAGTTGATTCGTGATATTCAGGATATTGAAAACATCTCCATAAAAGCGGAAACGTGGTAAACTATGTCAAAAAAAGCTTATGTAAGGCCGGTTCTGGTCAAGCAGGTCGCAGGTGTGATGAACAAATTCGGAAACTCCAGTTACAGAGATTACCGTGACACTGTCGATGGAGTCAAAGTCGAATCTCTTATCAAGAATTTCGGCAGCCCGCTGTTTGTTTTAAGCCAGAGAAAAACTCTGGACAGTTATCGCAGGATCTATTCCGCATTTTCCACCCGTTACCCCAATGTCAAAATGGCCTGGCCTTACAAGACAAACTACCTGGGTGCTGTATGTGCGACTCTCCATAAAGAGGGAGCATTCGCTGAAGTAGTCTCTGAATTTGAGTACAGAAAAGCCAAGAAGCTTGGTGTGCAGGGCAGTTCGATCATTCTAAACGGGCCTTATAAACCCGCTGATCTTCTCAAGCAGGCCATTGCAGATAACTGCATGATAAATGTGGATAATTTTGATGAGCTCTATCTTATCGAGATGTGTGCAAGAGAGATTGACAGAAAAGTGCCTCTTGGGATAAGAATCAATTTTGAAGCGGGACTATACACTCAATGGAACAAGTTCGGTTTCAGTTTTGAAAATGGTCAGGCCAGAGAAGCCGTAAGCCGTATAGCAAGGAGCAGATATCTGACACTAAGGGGACTTCATACTCATATCGGCACTTTTGTTCTTGAACCCCAGGCATATATATCGGTCACGGAAAAGCTTGTCAATTTCATGCAGGATATGGAGCGTGATTATCATTTTGAGATAGAATATATAGATATAGGCGGCGGTTTCCCTTCAAGAAACAGGCTCAAGGGCATTTACTTGTCTCCTGATGTCGCGGTGCCGGGAATCGATGAGTATGCAGATGGGATCTGTAACACACTATTAAGATGTCTGCATCCGAAGGAGTATCCTGTACTTTACATCGAGAGTGGAAGAGCGGTTATCGATGAATCGGGATTTCTGATCACTACGGTTTATGCCCGCAAACAGCTTGCAGACGGGACCAGGTGTTATCTTCTCGATGCAGGTATAAACCTGCTTCCGACATCTGTCTGGTATAATCATCTGATACAACCGGACCGTCAATTGGCCGGAATCCCGGAGCCATGCAGGCTTTACGGGCCGCTTTGCATGAATATCGATGTGATTGCCGATGCCATCTATCTTCCTCCATTGCCTGTTGGAGGTAGACTAGTGATAAGCCCGGTAGGGGCTTACAATATGACACAATGGATGCAGTTTATCACCTGCAGGCCTGCAGTAGTGATGATTATGGAGAATGGGTCAATTGAGTGTATCCGCAGAGCGGAAACACTCGATGATATTAACAGGTGTGAAAGTATTCCTCAATCATTATATCAGAATCCCTGAAGACCGCAGCATCTGGTACACACAGGCATCAACCCCTTTTTCATCTCTCTGCGGAACTGTTTGAACTCTTTTCCGTTCCAGATATCGTAGAATGATTGGGTGTTGATATTTCCGCAGGTATAGTCCTGATAATCACGGCAGGGAGTCACCCTCCCGTCAGGAGAAATCTCCGCTGTATAGTAGATACTTTCGCATTGCGGATAACCACAGTGCCAGGAGTGATCTTCGTAATACCGGCGGATCTGCTTTTCTGTTTTGATATCAGGCAGAAACTGTGGGACACAGGCTCTACCTTTTGATATCAGTTCGATCTGCCGGATCTGGTCTGCTGTTTCCTCAGGATCGACATCATTGAAACAGGATTTAAGATATCCTCTGTGATTCTTTGGTTTGAATCCAAACCTGTCTTCAAAAACTTTCTCATGCAGTGCAGAGCGCTCTTCTGTAATGAACCATCCGAAATAGAATGGATGAAGTTGCGCCTTATCAAGCACCAGCCGGTGAATATCGGCCAGATGCATATAGTTGTGATTGGATATGACACTTATCGGGATGATAAAGGGAAACATGAGATTTTTGCGCTTCTTTA
The sequence above is drawn from the Fibrobacter sp. genome and encodes:
- a CDS encoding tetratricopeptide repeat protein — its product is MVKTVRVAVFLITIVTAEVSSDLLSSEAVEEAYYKSYDLEQSQNYSLAIQALNPVLSAYPNGYTVNFRIGWLLYLNGNYADALKRYKKALAVYPASIEVMNCISLVHKARNDWAKVEEQNYKIIKIDPFNTTANYWFAVALRNQKKYDLAEKTCRKMLSAFPTSVWFLQELGENLYSKKRMKECREIFASLRILDPTNETAKKYLELLSEDKEEKQ
- a CDS encoding tetratricopeptide repeat protein yields the protein MARFKHIPVILSVVFWAGYICAQTNEETESSLLKAYGHYLLGEYDSAVTYYQKAKRDDPGSIEPFYGLMNCYMVLGKYEDVITEGTEALKGGEDFYVLEKMARASALRNRSISADSIYEKAIEVAEDKQGEIPDYVVSDFVMNMGNCFLEVGNYRKAEQYFNKGEQRFGTEGFRLAVYRTKRLRRENARGHVNFSVGLLKYNESEEMNHGTYAGLNIGLFLRNADLLKFGCYNLSIRGPEAKAKKPEDPPPPPKPNLYQSDFYLSFTDFYHLIRKTKIQSGIRASISNIEYTDNSKTLFLEHSTNSGILSWGSTLYYTRLSEHNIAQISPMVALNFSQGKVSFNVKGVQNIIKSFAVSDKKSSIPGSIQLSGDLSFSVSMKQVRFTVTGSTGRRAFLNESEAVVILNVVERYLFGSKFLAEYTFEKIPLAVYSLLRHSHFQSYSSFTVLGGVFVQW
- a CDS encoding ATP-grasp domain-containing protein, with translation MRTVAVSGINAVDNPGPGTGVARCLKECDLDVRLIGLAYDTLEPGIYMDWLFDKSYILPYPSSNSSAILERLSYIHEREKIDVIIPVLDVELPLYMRIEKELESMGIKIMLPSAKAFRMRSKDNLFRLADKSGFRVPRTEVITELSSVIDVCRKVGFPCFVKGPFYEAVKISSPGEAMKAVHGLSARWGLPVMIQENIPGDEYNCAGLADGRRALGLVAVKKVATTSLGKAWTIVSVNNRKIFDAAERMIQMLGWRGAFELELILDRDTNEFYCIEINPRFPAWIFMSSACGVNLPERMVKNLLGMEHETHSRYDAGKLMIRYTSELIRDIQDIENISIKAETW
- a CDS encoding peptidoglycan DD-metalloendopeptidase family protein, which codes for MIMTYLKPLFTSFSYLVLSGNLAFGVVLFLISFVNISSGVLALVAYLSLLVFGKLMGLSREQMVGGMYTYNSLLVGLAMGYLFKITILSLVFTVLASFFSLLLSFTLHSIFSYYLRVPILNLPFTITATLVYLSSIRYGNLYTVQNTRLGALNIEQLPIWLSGLFRSTGIILFLPYDLIGIAVLLSMLVFSRINFFLAVTGYYTGTMLLTLLKGSSYSAFTDLYSFNFILIALALGGLFLIPSVKTYIIALAGVLVSVFILDAVDILWSGYGIPAFAFPFVIVVCLLLYILITNRFPLVTTAFFGTPESNLEHYINYTARFNQSLPQPCLPFSGEWTVYQGFNGEWTHKGCWAHAVDFVVQDSEGRAFKGAGKALEDYYSYNKPVLSPVNGKVVEVWNECADNVIGTVDEQNNWGNFVIIYSDWGYYVEISHLLKGSINVRAGEYVIQGQIIGRCGNSGYSPQPHIHIQCQQLPHTGAPTIPFAFTNYIMDGQCWFGVDFPLMKGKTLRPISRSRVIEQKLRFVLGESFTYNIVKNGIRAGDIKLRVGMAPDGSYYLGEQGRDTRLFFSNREGMFTFYRFEGGFRSPLRYFYLALPRVPLTDERVKWNDDINFALVQPHPGFSSFIKSFNHRIFSARGSYFRESNETVTGGIEVRTPMGLRKLETLAGFDLKSGISSVIFKTENEKTEIYRGQI
- a CDS encoding MerR family transcriptional regulator, which translates into the protein MEGRGYKLKEFARITNLSRKALLLYEKKKLLVPEYVDEKTGYRYYGTEQVRKAAQLSFLRNLNIPLVHIADILEKKSGLKKYFTRSGKRLELLRQQIKISHALQSIALCDYDDNLISDQIETTVIPQMTVMTLEARSEIKDVAVQFSVLNRFMHQWNIRVSGYPFTIYLKDSSIEIAHYKVCYPVENYTPVQHPDIRCEVFPSVKVAFMYHYGDYDTLYLTYNKLRGAMEQQGLRCTNEYLETYVIFGDKRYTDSSTFLTSVSGILQ
- a CDS encoding PqqD family protein; this translates as MDIGKLHNLAISSTGFIFDPVTGNSYNANETGVYIVDRLKAGIDVRGIARELSEEYDVDCDTAEQDILQLIETLRSHFLI
- a CDS encoding diaminopimelate decarboxylase translates to MSKKAYVRPVLVKQVAGVMNKFGNSSYRDYRDTVDGVKVESLIKNFGSPLFVLSQRKTLDSYRRIYSAFSTRYPNVKMAWPYKTNYLGAVCATLHKEGAFAEVVSEFEYRKAKKLGVQGSSIILNGPYKPADLLKQAIADNCMINVDNFDELYLIEMCAREIDRKVPLGIRINFEAGLYTQWNKFGFSFENGQAREAVSRIARSRYLTLRGLHTHIGTFVLEPQAYISVTEKLVNFMQDMERDYHFEIEYIDIGGGFPSRNRLKGIYLSPDVAVPGIDEYADGICNTLLRCLHPKEYPVLYIESGRAVIDESGFLITTVYARKQLADGTRCYLLDAGINLLPTSVWYNHLIQPDRQLAGIPEPCRLYGPLCMNIDVIADAIYLPPLPVGGRLVISPVGAYNMTQWMQFITCRPAVVMIMENGSIECIRRAETLDDINRCESIPQSLYQNP